A stretch of the Aulosira sp. FACHB-615 genome encodes the following:
- a CDS encoding cupin domain-containing protein: MSLLTTIGYIRRDLNTLRYWSKHQFAMKAMPSSRFVFGRTHKWFMYEVILNYPPVIKKGSWDYRVHRLGNLIYPAWDCALLSHYSPGGRMLRHCDHSVFEPQVVLVNIGQATFCIDDQEYDLHDGQVISFDSSIPHELLPVVSERWSLTYRKIQPQYLRL; the protein is encoded by the coding sequence ATGTCTTTACTTACAACTATTGGATATATTCGTCGTGACCTTAATACCCTTCGTTATTGGAGTAAACATCAATTTGCTATGAAGGCTATGCCCTCTAGTCGGTTTGTTTTTGGTCGAACTCATAAGTGGTTCATGTATGAGGTAATACTTAATTATCCTCCAGTTATTAAAAAGGGTAGTTGGGATTATAGAGTTCATCGTTTAGGTAATTTGATTTATCCTGCTTGGGATTGCGCTCTGTTATCTCATTACAGTCCTGGTGGACGGATGCTTCGACATTGTGATCACTCTGTTTTTGAACCACAAGTAGTTTTAGTCAATATTGGACAAGCTACATTTTGCATTGACGATCAAGAATATGATCTTCATGATGGTCAAGTTATTTCTTTTGATTCCAGTATTCCTCACGAGTTGTTACCAGTCGTATCTGAACGTTGGTCATTAACCTACCGCAAAATTCAGCCGCAATATTTACGGTTATAA